In the genome of Romeriopsis navalis LEGE 11480, the window GACACAACGCCTGATCATGCCGTTTGCCTGCGCCACGACGGCGATCTGGCAAATCGCGAAACGCCTGCACCAACGCTAACTCACTCATGTAACAACCGCATCAAAACACGACTGTTTCAACGCTAACACCTCACTTAACCCCTTGGCTAGAATGAAATAGCCCTGGGGTGGATATATTCCTCATTTCTCGGTTCAGCCGTTAATGTTGTTCAACATAATACAGCCAAACTGACTTTCCGCCGCTTACCTGCTGCTGCGATGGATTTAATGACTTCGAGTAATTCAAGTCTTGAACTGATACAGTGGGCGATTTTGACGTGCGATTTGGAGTCTGATGTTGAACTTTCACGCAATCTGACATTTTTCTCTTATTGTCTTTCATAATTCGGTTGTAAGTACGATAGGGAATATAGTGCAGCGGGTTATAGCCCGCAAATTTCAAAATCAACACACAAGCCCAGGAATACTTACCCGACAAAATTGCCTCAATTACTTGATTAAACTGATCAGGCTCCATCACCTGGTCGAGACGGCTTGACTCAGCATTCAACTTAGAAATGGGGTTCTGCATTGTTTTACGCGATGTATAAGAGCAACAAAAGGTGAACAAATCTAACAACAATTACGAGGCCACGATCGCAAGGTATTCGTGAACACTATAAACTCGGCGTGTCTCGCAGCTTTTTAATCGGGTCAAGCAACATATCGACAATCCGCTTGCGGCGCGTAATCAGTTCCGCTGTAGCCGTTTGACCGCGCTTAAACGAAACCGACTTTCCATCCACCATCACCGTATCCCGATCCAGTGAAATCTCGATGCGATACACTGGCATACCCTGCTCCGTCGGCTGACTATCGGGCGCAAGCGTCATCACTTGACCGGAGATAATTCCATAGTCCTGATAAGAAAACGCATCGAGCTTCACCTTCACGGGCATCCCAGGCTTAATCGTGCCCGACTCCTGCACTGGCAAATGCGCTTCCAGGATCAACGGTTGCCCGGCCGGGGCAATCTCCGCTAAGGTCTGCCCCGTTTGAATCACCTCACCTGGCTGCTTCACCATTAGACTCGAAACCTGCCCCGAATCCGAAGCATAGACAAACCGTTGTTTTAGCTTCTCCTGAGCTGCCGCTAACAGCGCCTTTGTATCATTAATCCGGGTTTCCAGCTCCATCACTCGCAGCTTTTGCTGCTGCACCCGCTGTTGGGTTTCGAGTTGCACCTGCTCCGCCTCAACCCGCTTACGGGCAATATCCGATCGCACCCGTTCAAGCTCCAGTTCTAGTCGTTGAATTGTGCCTTCACTTTCCACGACTGACCGTGTGCGATCGTTCAACGCTTGCTCAACCGAAAACACCTGCTCCTGGGAAATCGCCCCCTCTTTGGATAGAGCACTAAACTTCGATACTCGCACTTGCTGGCGATCGGCATCGCGTTGAAGCTGCGTTAAGAGCCGACGTTGATTATCGATCGTCGCTTGATTTTGGATGACGATCACTTCCTGGGTCGCAATTTCGGCCTCCAACATTCGGGCAACCGTTCCCGCCTGTGCTTGAGTCTGTTCAACCAACGAGCGGGCTTGCTGCAACTCCGATTGGGCCGAAGTCAAAGCCATTTGCAAGCGATCAATTTCCTTTTTGGGAAACGTCGTATCCAGTTCCATCAGCACCTGTCCGGCCTTCACCTCAGCCCCTTCTTGTACGTTCACCCGTGCAACTTTACCCGCATCCAACGGCTGCACCTTACGGGATTCAGTTCGAGGAATCAGCCGCCCGCGCGCCACCGCCACCTCATCAATTTGCCCAAACCAAGCCCAAGCCCCAAATAACCCACTAAACAATAATCCAACACAAGCCAGTTGGAACGGCAGATTAGATGAGGGTTGGTTGATGACATTTTGCAGCGAACTAGAATATTGAGTTTTAGTTTGAGTTTCGGCTGCTGGTTGTCGGAGTTTCTTCTTAGCAGGAACAACCGTAGGAGCCTGGGGCAAAGTCAACATAAGCATTGCGTGAAAGGAGCATCAACAAACAAAATAACTAAGTATGGTTGAAACCGATCGTGTCCGACCAGTAAATCAACCCAAACCAATCAACAGATCTGGCAAACAATCCTGAGCCATCCTAAGACCACAATCAAACTGTTCTCACCGGAATTAATTAAGACGTTCAATTTGAAGCACATAAAAACACGTTCCCTAATCTCATACTAATTATCAGAATCTCAAAAACATGCCAAAATGGCATTCATCTTAGCGTTGATTTAAATGTCTAATTTTAATTTCGATTAAAATCAAGCCCCTCTGCAGAAGCGATCAAACAGTAAGTTTTATGATGCGTCGGCAAGTAATCTAATCGTCAATCAGGCAAACCTCACAGACAGACTATAAACTGAGTTGCTGTTGCGCCAAGTGATAGTACAAACCACGCTGTTCCATGAGTTCCCGGTGAGTGCCTTGTTCGGCTAACATGCCGCGATCAATCACCAAAATCTGGTCAGCATGCTGTACTGTCGAAAGTCGGTGAGCAATCACAAACGTCGTACGATCGCGCGTAATGCGCTCTAAGTTCTCCTGAAAGCGACGCTCCGATTCCGTATCCAGAGAACTAGTCGCTTCGTCCAAAATCAAGATTCCCGGATAACCGAGTAAGGCACGGGCAATCGCAATCCGCTGGCGCTGACCACCGGATAAATTAGTTCCACGCTCACCCACTTTCGTGTTGTAACCGAGCGGCAAACTTTGAATAAATGCATGGGCCTCAGCCAACTTTGCAGCGTCAATTGCATCGGTCAAACCATAATCAGGACGATACATCTGAATATTCTCCAGAATCGTACCAGAGAATAAAAAGCAATCTTGGGGCACCGTGCCAATTTGCGATCGTAGCGAAGATGGCGACACATGCCGAATATCATGGCCATCAATCAAAATTCGGCCTTGGGTCGGATGGTATAACCCCTGCAATAACTTAATTAGGGTTGACTTGCCCGAACCACTGCGCCCAACAATAGCCACAGTCTGTCCCGCTGGCACATTCAACGTGATATTTTGCAACACTGGCGCATCCTGCGCCCCATCATACTTAAATGTCAACTTCTCAAACTGCACCGCACCCACCACTGGGGGCAACGGCATCATCGGCTCACCGACCGCTTCCTCTGGCGTAGTCGCAAACACATCATTCAGCCGTTCGACTGAGATCAGCACTTCCTGAAACTCATCCCAGATCCCAATCACAGACATAATCGGCCCGATCACCCGGCCAATAAGCATATTAAAGGCCACGAACTGACCGATCGTCAGTTGATCTTGGATTACCAAACTCGCGCCAAACCAGAGCACTAAAGCACTGCCGATCGCATTCAATACACCACTCATCACACCCAATCCATTGACAAACTTCTGCGTCCGAAATTGCACATTCAACAGACTGACTAAACGATCTTCCCAGCGCCAGCGTACCTCCTTCTCCGACGCCGCCGACTTGATCGTGGCAATTCCGGTCATCATCTCCACAACTTGCGAAGTCTGAGCGGCCGACTCCTTGAAGACTTCACGCGAGAATCGCTTCAAAAATGGCGTTGATCCCAAGGTCAATAAGACCATAAACGGAATTGTCGCCAACGCAACCGCCGTCAACTGCCAGTTGTAATAGAGCATAAGGCCCAGATAGACAAAGCCCATCGAGGCATCAAGCCAAGTCGAAATCGCCTGGCGCATCAAAAATTGTTGGATTTTACCGTTCTCACCGATCCGTGTGAGAATATCGCCAACATTGCGATCTTCAAAAAATTTCAATGGCAGCCGTAACGTATGGTTCACAAACCCACTCACAAGCGTCAGATTCAAGCGATTCGAGAAATAATCCAATAAATACTGCCGGACTGCGCCTAACAACACAGTCCATACGCTAAATAAAATCAGGCCAAGCACAAACAGATTCAGTGCTGGCAGACTCTTTTGGGTCACCACCTGGTCGAGAATCACCTGCGTAAAAATGGGGGTCACGAGACCAAATAACTGCAGCAGGAGTGACAGTAGAATGATTTGTCCTAAGGTCCCTTTATCAGTCAAAAGTACACGACCAAAATTCCCCAGCGATTGAGCAGATTTTTGATCGATTTTCTGTAATTGCGACGTGGGGTCCAGCATCAGGGCATACCCCGTCCACCCCTCAAGAAACATTCGCTTCGGTATCCAACGTTTATTCACAGCTGGATCAGCAACTTGCACTTGGCCACGTCTGACGGCGTAAACGACAATATAGTGATCGCCTTCCCAGTGAGCAATCCAGGGATTTTTCTGATCCGCCATACGATTAAAACTCGCCTGCACTGGCCGACTCTGAAATCCGAGTTGCTCCGCTGTCGCTGCCAGGTTCTTGAGCGTTGCCCCCGATCGTCCTACCTGAGCCATTTCACGCAGCACATGAATTGGATAACGCTGCCCCCAATACTGACCAATCATGGCCAAACAAGTCACGCCACAATCCGAACTACTCTGCTGCTGAATAAAGGCTCGCTTTCGTAAGAAATTCGGCACCCACGATCGGCGTCGCTTTTCTGGCTGCGGAAAGTCTACTGTATGCTCTCGCTCCCATGACTCGGGAAACGCTGACTCAACTGGCGAAACATTTGGGGATGCTGGCACAGCCGGATTGAGCACCGATGCTGACGGGTGCAAATTCGGCAAATTCAGTCGCCGCTTACGCACCGTCAATGCTGGTTGTGGAGAGGATGGGGCAACGTCCAACCATTGGGCCAACTTCGGTGAGATTTCAGCCACGATCGACCACTGCGTTTGGGGCAAACAATAAACTTGGCATGGTTGCGTCGATCGCCAATCTGCCTCGGTTTGCTGCGGATGCCGCCATGCCTGCCCCATTGCCGGTTGGCTACCAGCCCAACAATCAGCGACAAACGACCAACAATAACCTTCTGGCAACGCCGCACAATCCTGCACCTGACAGTCAGCATCCACGGATACCGCCATCAAATGCGGCAGGACAGCGGATAGTTGCTGGCTAGTTAACCGTAGCCCCGATCGACCGAAATCGCTATGCAGCTTCCATTGGGATAATTGCTTTCGCTCCTGCGCCTCAACCTGGAGACGTTCTCGCAGGAGCGGTTGGGCATCGCATAAAGCCTGTAAATCAGCAATCGGCAAATACACCAGTTGGACATCACTCGCCGCCACCGCACGATAGCAAATTGAATAATCGAAGTGCGCTTCAAACCCAAATACCTGCTCTGGCTCTAATAACGCAAAGGATGTCTCTTGAGCTGTCGTTCCGACTTCCGACATTGCCACCAGTCGCACATGGCCCTCACAGACTAACCAAAGTCCAGGATTTTCATCCGACTCCGGCATCGGCAAACGCGCAATCACATCGCCCAAACGATAAGACTTCAGGCTTTGTCCGAACTGTTGTCGCACCCGCACTAACAATCGTTCATCGCCAGCTAGAGTAGCTAGAAAATTCAATACAGATGGGGCAAGAAAATCCGATTCAGAATTCCTGCGGTTCATTTCTGAGCGCATGGGAGGTTCTCCAGATCAATAGAGCAATTTTTTAGCGTTGGGACACAATTAAGTTGCTCTGTCATATCCTCAGCACAAACCATCGCCGCATCCGGTAGATGCAACTAAATAAATAGCGATGCAAACGATACGTCAATGCCGAATGCATACGCAAATGGCCAACATCAAGAACGTTGCCACAATTGCAACGCTCAAGCATATCAAAACCAATTGCGTCGAGCGTTCAACTCAAGCAATCGCGGGATATCAACAGATAAATGTCAAACATAGACCAGCAAGCACTTACCGCCTTTGGTGGCTCATTTAAATAACGGTGCGAACATTGGCTAGCATTTAGTTGCCACGTCAAGTTCAGTTAGAAAACACCTTGGGTAAACGATTTCCCAGGCATAACACGTAAAACGATATAGGATTCAGTCAAAATAAAGCGAAGCAAACTTAAGATGAACTTAAAAGCAAAAACCTAAAGTTACGTCTCGATTTGCTACAAAAAGATTCTGCCATAGATTTTTCAGAGAAAAAACCATCCAGTTACCAATCAAAACCATAGAGATGCGGATTGACACTACTCAATTCAGACAATTCAGCTATGGATCGCAATACAGAAAGCCATATTCTGTATTGTGTTATACGATTCTTGAGCAAATTCGCAAATACTTTCCGTCGAAGATATAAATTTGCGATAAAGACTGGGAAAATCTTAAATTGGTATTAAGAAATTGCTAGTAGCCGATCACAATTTTGCTAAAGTCGCCATTGATCATCATCAGAATTGACGATTAATGGCTAGAATCTAACTTCAACAGTAACTATCAGACTTGAAAAAGCATGAAATAAAGTCTTTGAAGTATAAAGTAATTGTTACATTCAGATTGAATATACAGCACTCTCACGATCTATCAATTAGCAATCGCCCCCACAACTAACCCACTTAAAGTTGCACCACTTCACGGGTTTAGGTCGAAAGCATGGTTTACCTGAGTCGCAGTAGCGAGAGTGTAGTCAATCATCGACTGTGAGGCTCAAAGATATTAGTAAAGGAATCGAGAAATTGCGCTTCTGTTCTGTGCGTCTCGAGTAATGCCTAGCTAATTTCCGCCGATATTTCAGAACGTTCGGCAATGAAGGTTCTGACAGACATCCACTATCGCGGCAAGCAATTCCGCATCCGCCGATCGCAATACCATCATCGGCAAATCTAATTCCTTGTCACTTTAAGTCTGATCAGTTGCCAGCAATCCGGCAATTAGCCACCACAAATCTGCTGCAGTAACTCATTCAATGGCTGCCAATTATCTTCCTGGAAAATCGGTTCCCACACGGCCTCAATCTCGGGCCGCACGATCACCTTGGCGGGATTCGACTTTTGCAACTGGGCTTTCATCTCATCGTAAGCATCCGCCGGGAACGCCTGAAGCACACGCTGGTATTCGCTGCGCCACTCATCGAGTAACAGCTTCAGTGCATCATTTGGCACATCAATATCCGGGAAAATCTGGCTCGCATCATGCCGCCAACTCGGGGCAAAGGTCGCCGCTAACTGGGCAAAAAATTCATGGTAGCCAACCTGTGACTGATTCAAGAACTCCAAAGTCGATCGCAAAAATTCCCGCACGATCGGTTCATCTAAATCACCGGGAAAACCTAACTTCTGGAACATCAGCGATCGATAACATTGACCATAATGTTCCTCATAGGGCTGTAAACCAGCTTCCAAATCCGCCGCACTAATCACCATCTTTAACGGCGCCTGCAAGGCTTGCAAATTCCAGCGGCAGATCGCTGGCTGATTCGCATAGCTATACCGGCCAAAATAATCAAAATAAGCGGCGGTAAATTTCGGATTCAAGTTGGGAATAAACGCATAGGGTCCATAGTCAAAACTCTCACCAGTAATTACCATGTTGTCGGTATTCAGCACCGCATGGCAAAATCCTGCCGCCATCCACTGCGCGCATAATTCCGCCACACGTTGC includes:
- a CDS encoding protein adenylyltransferase SelO, encoding LYDLGTKGSGETPYSRGGDGRLTLKGGVREVLAAEMLHRMGVKTSRCLSLVETGEKLFRGDEPSPTRSAVMVRMQESHIRFGTFERLHYLGRQDLIATLLEHVVEVYYPHLMASRDRYARFYAELTQRVAELCAQWMAAGFCHAVLNTDNMVITGESFDYGPYAFIPNLNPKFTAAYFDYFGRYSYANQPAICRWNLQALQAPLKMVISAADLEAGLQPYEEHYGQCYRSLMFQKLGFPGDLDEPIVREFLRSTLEFLNQSQVGYHEFFAQLAATFAPSWRHDASQIFPDIDVPNDALKLLLDEWRSEYQRVLQAFPADAYDEMKAQLQKSNPAKVIVRPEIEAVWEPIFQEDNWQPLNELLQQICGG
- a CDS encoding ABC transporter transmembrane domain-containing protein; its protein translation is MNFLATLAGDERLLVRVRQQFGQSLKSYRLGDVIARLPMPESDENPGLWLVCEGHVRLVAMSEVGTTAQETSFALLEPEQVFGFEAHFDYSICYRAVAASDVQLVYLPIADLQALCDAQPLLRERLQVEAQERKQLSQWKLHSDFGRSGLRLTSQQLSAVLPHLMAVSVDADCQVQDCAALPEGYCWSFVADCWAGSQPAMGQAWRHPQQTEADWRSTQPCQVYCLPQTQWSIVAEISPKLAQWLDVAPSSPQPALTVRKRRLNLPNLHPSASVLNPAVPASPNVSPVESAFPESWEREHTVDFPQPEKRRRSWVPNFLRKRAFIQQQSSSDCGVTCLAMIGQYWGQRYPIHVLREMAQVGRSGATLKNLAATAEQLGFQSRPVQASFNRMADQKNPWIAHWEGDHYIVVYAVRRGQVQVADPAVNKRWIPKRMFLEGWTGYALMLDPTSQLQKIDQKSAQSLGNFGRVLLTDKGTLGQIILLSLLLQLFGLVTPIFTQVILDQVVTQKSLPALNLFVLGLILFSVWTVLLGAVRQYLLDYFSNRLNLTLVSGFVNHTLRLPLKFFEDRNVGDILTRIGENGKIQQFLMRQAISTWLDASMGFVYLGLMLYYNWQLTAVALATIPFMVLLTLGSTPFLKRFSREVFKESAAQTSQVVEMMTGIATIKSAASEKEVRWRWEDRLVSLLNVQFRTQKFVNGLGVMSGVLNAIGSALVLWFGASLVIQDQLTIGQFVAFNMLIGRVIGPIMSVIGIWDEFQEVLISVERLNDVFATTPEEAVGEPMMPLPPVVGAVQFEKLTFKYDGAQDAPVLQNITLNVPAGQTVAIVGRSGSGKSTLIKLLQGLYHPTQGRILIDGHDIRHVSPSSLRSQIGTVPQDCFLFSGTILENIQMYRPDYGLTDAIDAAKLAEAHAFIQSLPLGYNTKVGERGTNLSGGQRQRIAIARALLGYPGILILDEATSSLDTESERRFQENLERITRDRTTFVIAHRLSTVQHADQILVIDRGMLAEQGTHRELMEQRGLYYHLAQQQLSL
- a CDS encoding HlyD family type I secretion periplasmic adaptor subunit encodes the protein MLTLPQAPTVVPAKKKLRQPAAETQTKTQYSSSLQNVINQPSSNLPFQLACVGLLFSGLFGAWAWFGQIDEVAVARGRLIPRTESRKVQPLDAGKVARVNVQEGAEVKAGQVLMELDTTFPKKEIDRLQMALTSAQSELQQARSLVEQTQAQAGTVARMLEAEIATQEVIVIQNQATIDNQRRLLTQLQRDADRQQVRVSKFSALSKEGAISQEQVFSVEQALNDRTRSVVESEGTIQRLELELERVRSDIARKRVEAEQVQLETQQRVQQQKLRVMELETRINDTKALLAAAQEKLKQRFVYASDSGQVSSLMVKQPGEVIQTGQTLAEIAPAGQPLILEAHLPVQESGTIKPGMPVKVKLDAFSYQDYGIISGQVMTLAPDSQPTEQGMPVYRIEISLDRDTVMVDGKSVSFKRGQTATAELITRRKRIVDMLLDPIKKLRDTPSL
- a CDS encoding HetP family heterocyst commitment protein, with the translated sequence MQNPISKLNAESSRLDQVMEPDQFNQVIEAILSGKYSWACVLILKFAGYNPLHYIPYRTYNRIMKDNKRKMSDCVKVQHQTPNRTSKSPTVSVQDLNYSKSLNPSQQQVSGGKSVWLYYVEQH